From one Trifolium pratense cultivar HEN17-A07 linkage group LG1, ARS_RC_1.1, whole genome shotgun sequence genomic stretch:
- the LOC123886863 gene encoding protein EXPRESSION OF TERPENOIDS 1-like — translation MAGFFSLSSGRGKEEAREQQQEENNNNNQFHFRNEEIYNKGFEIWPQQSSFHHQQQHQQNINNFYSFGVGSSSRRNENTTSNNLHDDVSVSFSDESTRFGLTVIRSGGGGGLTGGGMNCQDCGNQAKKDCPHLRCRTCCKSRGFQCQTHVKSTWVPAAKRRERQQQLTSLQQQNQQHQFHSSRRHRENQNDPTTGGASGSLAGSPIPITTTGLELGNFPPELNSPAVFRCVKVSAMDAQDERYAYQTAVNIGGRVFKGILYDQGLEGNYTSANAAGGGEGSSGGGGGGGSGEGNLQNLITTTTTNVSNPFEYSSLYPAPLNAFMAGTQFFPPPRS, via the exons ATGGCAGGTTTCTTCTCTCTAAGTAGTGGAAGAGGAAAAGAAGAAGCAAGAgaacaacaacaagaagaaaataacaataataatcagTTTCATTTCAGAAACGAAGAGATCTACAACAAAGGCTTTGAGATATGGCCACAACAATCTTCttttcatcatcaacaacagcaTCAACAAAACATTAACAATTTCTACTCGTTCGGAGTTGGTAGTTCATCTCGAAGAAACGAAAACACCACCAGTAATAACTTACATGATGATGTTTCCGTTTCTTTTTCCGATGAATCGACGAGATTTGGATTAACTGTGATAAGGtctggtggtggtggaggcTTAACCGGTGGAGGGATGAACTGTCAAGACTGTGGTAACCAGGCTAAGAAAGATTGTCCTCATCTTAGATGTAGGACTTGTTGTAAGAGTAGAGGGTTTCAGTGTCAAACTCATGTTAAAAGTACTTGGGTTCCTGCTGCTAAACGACGTGAGCGACAACAACAGCTCACGTCGTTGCAGCAGCAAAACCAGCAACATCAGTTTCACTCGTCAAGAAGACACAGAGAAAATCAAAACGATCCTACTACTGGAGGAGCTTCTGGTTCTCTTGCCGGTAGTCCAATACCTATCACTACAACag gGTTGGAGCTGGGAAATTTTCCACCGGAGCTGAATTCTCCGGCGGTGTTCCGGTGTGTGAAAGTGAGTGCAATGGATGCACAAGATGAGCGTTACGCGTATCAAACGGCTGTGAACATAGGAGGAAGAGTTTTCAAGGGAATTTTGTATGATCAAGGACTTGAAGGTAATTATACTAGTGCAAATGCTGCTGGTGGTGGTGAGGGTTCTTCTGGTGGTGGTGGCGGCGGCGGTAGTGGTGAAGGAAATCTACAAAATTTGATTACAACTACCACAACAAATGTTAGTAATCCTTTTGAGTATTCATCACTCTATCCAGCTCCATTGAATGCTTTCATGGCTGGTACGCAATTCTTCCCACCTCCAAGATCCTAA